Proteins co-encoded in one Ziziphus jujuba cultivar Dongzao chromosome 9, ASM3175591v1 genomic window:
- the LOC107427043 gene encoding CBS domain-containing protein CBSX1, chloroplastic, with amino-acid sequence MMGSICLPNHGEALARTSGSANSPILLLRNHHRSLPSSFLFPCLHSHPRPLPIPPSLSTRHRLTSSRGFSGNRPSAVVASSGSHVVNSVPPRNGTYTVGDFMTKKDNLHVVKPSTTVDEALQALVEKRITGFPVIDDDWKLVGVVSDYDLLALDSISGGSQNDTNLFPNVDSSWKTFNEIQKLLSKTNGKVVGDLMTTAPLVVRETTNLEDAARLLLETKYRRLPVVDGDGKLVGIITRGNVVRAALQIKRANEKSG; translated from the exons ATGATGGGCTCGATCTGTTTGCCAAATCATGGTGAAGCCCTCGCCAGGACTTCTGGTTCTGCCAACTCGcctattcttcttcttcgtaaTCATCATCGTTCATTaccttcttcttttctcttcccCTGCCTTCATTCTCACCCGAGACCTTTGCCTATCCCGCCTTCCCTATCCACACGACACCGTCTCACTTCCTCACGCGGCTTTTCCGGGAATCGCCCTTCCGCCGTCGTTGCTTCCTCCGGTTCTCACGTCGTCAACTCCGTGCCG ccaagGAATGGAACGTACACAGTTGGTGATTTTATGACAAAGAAAGACAATTTACATGTTGTTAAACCATCAACAACTGTTGATGAAG CCCTGCAGGCACTTGTTGAGAAGAGAATAACAGGTTTCCCTGTGATTGATGATGACTGGAAATTG GTTGGTGTTGTTTCAGATTATGACTTGTTAGCACTAGATTCCATATCag GTGGCAGTCAAAATGACACAAACTTGTTTCCCAATGTTGATAGTTCATGGAAA ACATTCAATGAGATACAAAAACTGCTGAGCAAGACCaatggtaaagttgttggtgACTTGATGACAACTGCTCCACTTGTTGTTCGTGAAACAACCAATTTAGAAGATGCTGCTAG GTTATTGCTTGAAACAAAATATCGGCGACTGCCAGTTGTAGATGGTGATGGCAAGCTG GTTGGTATCATTACAAGGGGTAATGTTGTTAGAGCTGCCCTGCAAATAAAACGTGCTAACGAGAAATCAGGATAG